A genomic window from Lotus japonicus ecotype B-129 chromosome 1, LjGifu_v1.2 includes:
- the LOC130742539 gene encoding uncharacterized protein LOC130742539 has product MGLVGFGLVVRDRHGEVLASAAQHLLHDSSPIMGEAMALRWSMQLAVQMGFRRVLFETDCLQLFQRWKKPPDDRSYLASIIVDSFMLSRFFYYVDLSFVRRGGNSVADYLAGNASSYSDMVWLEEVPAEVIDLVHADVMASMPTFA; this is encoded by the coding sequence ATGGGGCTGGTGGGTTTTGGTTTGGTTGTGCGGGATAGGCATGGTGAGGTGCTTGCTTCTGCAGCACAACACCTCCTTCATGATTCTTCGCCAATCATGGGGGAGGCAATGGCTCTTAGGTGGTCCATGCAGCTTGCTGTTCAGATGGGTTTTCGGCGTGTGCTGTTTGAGACGGACTGTTTACAGCTCTTCCAACGTTGGAAGAAGCCGCCAGATGACAGATCTTATTTAGCTAGTATTATTGTTGATAGTTTCATGTTATCtcgttttttttattatgttgACTTGTCTTTTGTTCGCCGGGGGGGCAATTCTGTTGCTGATTACCTAGCTGGCAATGCTTCCAGTTATTCTGACATGGTTTGGTTGGAAGAGGTTCCAGCTGAGGTTATTGATTTGGTTCATGCTGATGTAATGGCTTCTATGCCTACTTTTGCTTAA